A segment of the Collimonas fungivorans genome:
GTAAACGCACACCGCGCCGGTATGCAATGTGGGTTCGCCGAAGCCGAGCGCGTTCAACAGGTCCGGACGCACAGGCATGATGGCCTTGGCGCACAAGCGCTTGACGCGTTCGGCAGTGTCGTCGCCGTTGAGGGTGGTCAGGTCGATGCAGGTGATGGCCTTCAGCAGCCAGCCCGCCTGCGCATCTTTCTTCACCGAGCGGCGCCCGGGCAGCGTTGCTATGCGGCGCTCCGCTGCGGACAGGTTGACGCGGATGTCGTCGATCCAGCTGCTGTCGAAGCTGTGGCCGGCGTTGCGGGAATCTTCGTGCAATCCGCCAGGATTGCCGACGATGGGAGCGCTAACAATCTCACTAGCGGGATTGAGCGCAACGGCGCGCGGACGCGGCACGGCGCTTGGTGTTTTGGAGGCGGATGTCATAATCGTGGCGACGCCGCGAAGGCGTGCGCAAACCGGGTCGATAGGATGCTGGCAACAGGCATGTCGGTTATCTCCGTGAACGCATTGAATGCGTTTCCTTTTTTGGCGATCATGCGGACTGGTCGCCGCCGGCTGGTTTTGGCGGGACTGAAGCACGCAAGTTCACAATGAGTTTTATGTTACGCCAATAACATTTATTCCTGCAACATATTTTTTGTAATAACATATCGGCTAACATTGCATCAAATGACATCAAAATCGATCAACACTCACAACGGAAATTCCAAGATGCTGCAAACCGCTGGCGCCAAAGCCCGAACTCTCCGGCTGGTTCGGATGCAGGAACTGATCAACAGCAAGGGCCCGACGCAGCTCGGCAAGGTGGCGGAACAGCTGGGCGTGACGGAGATGACGATCCGCCGCGACCTGGCTTCGGCCGATTCGCCGCTGGCCTGCCTGGGCGGTTTTGTGCTGGAAGCCACCTTGCCGAGCGCTGACGAAAAATATTCCCTGGACGAAGAAATCGACCACCACACTGTACGCAAGCGCCTGGCCTGCCAGCGCGCGGCGCAGTGGGTGGAAGACGGCGACAGCCTGTTCATCGATTGCGGCACTACCATGATCCATTTCGCCGAGGCGCTGCCGCCCGGCATGACGCTCAGCGTGGTGTGCTATTCGATGAACATCGCCGCCATCGTCAGCCGGCGACCGAACACGCAGCTGATCCTGCTGGGAGGTTTGTACCACCCCTCCTCCGCCACTTTCTACTCGGATGAGGCGGTGCACTACCTGGGCAGCCTGGGCGTGAACAAGGCTTTCCTGTCGGCCGGCGGCGCAGACCTGCAGCGCGGCGCCAGCTGCTCGAATTTCCACGAGGTGGCGGTCAAGCAGGCGGCGATACGCAGCGCCGGGCAAAGTTTCCTGGTGGTGGACGAGAGCAAGCTGGGCCGGGTGCGGCCGGCGTTTTTCAGTCCGCTGGACGTGTTCTCGCGCATCGCCGTCGGCGGTACGCCAGATGCGGCCTTGCGCAAGCAGTTCAAGGGTTTGCCGCTGGATATCGCCAATCCGCCGATGGCTTGAATCACCGAAGAATCACATGCCCCGACAATGGCGGCATGTGGGTTCTTGTTGCATTATCCTGGCGCAGGCACGGATCCTGGCAGGACATCAATTAGCCGTGCAAAGTTAATGCTTAGTGCTACGTACGATATGGTAGGCAAAAGCCGAAGCCACTGGCGCCCCGTCCAGTTTTGCAGGTGAAAACTGCGTCGACTGCAGCCCTTTGATTGTCGTGTACGCCAGGATTCTTTCATCGTCGCTTAGCACGATTTCCCCATTGCTCTTGGCGCCTAAAATATCGACAGCGCTGACAGATCCGGTTTCGTCGACATGCACGATCAGTCTTACATCTTCCTTGTGAGAGCTTGTGTTATCCGAGCGGATTCCTCGCGACACCCCTAGATTTCGCAATAAGCTACGGATATTTGGCGACGGGAACGGAGGGATGACATTGTCATCGGTGATATCGACAAATTTCCGCCACAGCGATTTTTCATCGACAGACAACTCATCCCAGCTTTTATTGACGTCCACGCTAATTCCAAGCGAGGCACGGCTTTTGCTGAGGGATGACCCGGTTTGCGCATCGCCGACAGCGATGGAATATTCTCCTTCCGCCGCGTGCACGGGCAATAAAAGGCAACTCGCGATTAAAACCGGTGAAACCGTCCGAACCAAAAAATTGATCATGTATTTAATCTCAGGTAATAAAATCAAAAATTGCACCACTGTCTGCTGCTTAAAGAAAAACGGGAGGCACGGACGGAGTTGCCGCCCCGGCATTTTGCTTGCCGGACAGCTGACTTGTCAAACTGAAAACCGGCAGCAATCGGGAGACTGCTCGTGTTTTGCCAGAATATCGAGGAACGGCCCTTATGCCCATATAATCGGCAGTAAAAGCGCCATCCTCGGCATTTGAATGCTATATTGCCCCATTGCAACTTATTGTTTGGGTGAGGAACAGCGTAGTTTGCAGATATCCATCCCGGCAGGCCCGGTGCGGAGTTGTGAGTTATATAATGGATAACTTGCGCCACATCCACTACGCGGATACCCACCCTTAGACATTGCCAATGTACTCATTATTGCCCGCCTTAGTAGCCTCGGTTTTCCTCGGCTACGGCTTGTACGTACTTTGCACGCAGGGGTTCACCCGCATCGGCATCAGCTTTTCCGCGCTATGCATCATCTCGGCGTTCTGGCAGGGAACCTGGGCGGTGCTGTTCCAGGTCCACAGCCCGGGCCTGGCGATGTTCCTGATCAAGTTCGGCTACTTGCTGATCCTGTTCCTGCCGACCAGCCTGTATCACTTCCTGACCGAGGTTTCGGATCGGCCCAGGGAGCGCCACCTGGTTTACCTGTCCTACGGGATAGCTTCGATCCTGGCGATTTTCCTGGTCGGCAGCGACCTGTTCATTTCCGGTTTCTACGAATATTTCTGGGGCTACTACCCCAAGGCAGGACTGCTCCATCCCATCCACGTGCTGCAGACCGTGGTGGTGGTCAACCGCGGCCTGTACATCACCTTTCTCCAGCAGAAGAACGCGCCGCCCAACAAGCGCATCAGGCTGCGCCTGTGCATTGCCGGCATACTCACTTATTTTTTTGCCGCAGTCGACTACCTGTGCAACTACGGCTTCGAATTCTATCCGCCCGGCGTGCTGTTCATCGCCGTCAGCCTGGGCATCATCACTGTGGCGATCGTGAAGTATGGATTGTTCAATCCGATGGCGATTGCGGCCAGCGTGGCCCACGAAATGCGCACACCGCTGCTGTCGATCCGCAACCAGGCGCAAGGCATCAACAAATATATCCCGACGCTTCTGCACAGCTATGAGCTGGCGGTTGCCAACAACCTTTGCGAATCCTCGCTGCCGCCGTTCGCGATGAACTATCTGGCCACCATCGGCAAGACGCTGACACACGAGGTGGACCGCACCAATGCAGTGCTGGACATGATGCTGGCGTCGATCAAGATGGACCAGATCGACAAGACCAATTTCAGCCAGCATGGCATAGGACATTGCCTGGCCGAGGCGGTCGACCGCTACACCTATGACCGCCAGGACCGGGAGCGCATCGTGGTCGCCAACGCCGAAGAGTTCC
Coding sequences within it:
- a CDS encoding DeoR/GlpR family DNA-binding transcription regulator, whose translation is MLQTAGAKARTLRLVRMQELINSKGPTQLGKVAEQLGVTEMTIRRDLASADSPLACLGGFVLEATLPSADEKYSLDEEIDHHTVRKRLACQRAAQWVEDGDSLFIDCGTTMIHFAEALPPGMTLSVVCYSMNIAAIVSRRPNTQLILLGGLYHPSSATFYSDEAVHYLGSLGVNKAFLSAGGADLQRGASCSNFHEVAVKQAAIRSAGQSFLVVDESKLGRVRPAFFSPLDVFSRIAVGGTPDAALRKQFKGLPLDIANPPMA
- a CDS encoding energy transducer TonB, with product MQFLILLPEIKYMINFLVRTVSPVLIASCLLLPVHAAEGEYSIAVGDAQTGSSLSKSRASLGISVDVNKSWDELSVDEKSLWRKFVDITDDNVIPPFPSPNIRSLLRNLGVSRGIRSDNTSSHKEDVRLIVHVDETGSVSAVDILGAKSNGEIVLSDDERILAYTTIKGLQSTQFSPAKLDGAPVASAFAYHIVRSTKH
- a CDS encoding sensor histidine kinase; the encoded protein is MYSLLPALVASVFLGYGLYVLCTQGFTRIGISFSALCIISAFWQGTWAVLFQVHSPGLAMFLIKFGYLLILFLPTSLYHFLTEVSDRPRERHLVYLSYGIASILAIFLVGSDLFISGFYEYFWGYYPKAGLLHPIHVLQTVVVVNRGLYITFLQQKNAPPNKRIRLRLCIAGILTYFFAAVDYLCNYGFEFYPPGVLFIAVSLGIITVAIVKYGLFNPMAIAASVAHEMRTPLLSIRNQAQGINKYIPTLLHSYELAVANNLCESSLPPFAMNYLATIGKTLTHEVDRTNAVLDMMLASIKMDQIDKTNFSQHGIGHCLAEAVDRYTYDRQDRERIVVANAEEFRFYGSDTLLILVLFNLLKNALYAIKAAGKGEIRISTARGPTVNRMYFSDTGTGITGEALPNIFDGFFTTKQSGGTGVGLTFCHRVMASFGGRILCDSVAGQYTTFTLEFPMVEDNTSGDLFAAPGLLQAEKEAVASPPYGP